tctgggatGCTCTGCGGCCTGCGCTTCCTCAGAGCGGCGTTGCAGAAACGTCAGCTTTGGAACCAGAAACAGTGCCGGTACTGGAATGTGCCAGGGCATTTGGAACCCAACGCACTCGTAACCTTTGCGAATGTTCTGGTGCTGGGATGTTCGGCACaaattgggggtgggggctatTTCACCCAGTCTCTCCACGTTCACGTTACAGGGGCCCTGGCAGAGGTGCTCCGTCGCTGTGCCCGGCCTTGCTTTCGTCGCCACTTCTGAGGCTGCAAGAATCTGCAAAATTGTGACTGATAAGATCAGCGTCGAGCGAAATCTCACCAGAAAGCATGTCAGTGAGGTGTTTCGGTTTGCGTGCGATAGAGGACTGGGCCACATATCCAGGGCACGTTTTGATGGGGGAGACCGCCGGGTGAGCCGCATCGGAAAGGTTTCATGATGAGGTACATCTACCCCCCCAGCAAGGCTACCCAACCCTCATTTAGGAGCAATTGTGAGGTGAATCTTTCACCGACCTTCCCGTCAATACTGAACACACACTTGCCGGACAACGAACACGGCAGAAACGTGCACAAATGGAAATATCGTTTTTTGAGATTACGGGGAAGCTGAGGTCCTGCCGTGTTTGACGAAACACCAAGATGGCATTTTAAGCTGGCGCCCCCTAGCTGGCTGCCAGGTAACAGCATGCCACAGACGAGCGGTAGAGGACCCACAGCGGCGCagtgcgacccccccccccccacgacttCCTGCCCCACTTCCTTCATCAACGGCAGCTGCCAATCGCACTGCAGATCAGATTAAAGCCTTTCTTCCGGCCTACTGGCCTGATAGCGAGTGCCTTGGGACCCAGCCTCCGAATGAGGTTCAGCTACCAAGTACATCTGTACCCACGTCCGTTAGACTGTTAAACCTCATTCGCTACACTAACCCGTCCCCCCCACCTTGTGTATCTATGGCACATCGATGTCCTTACGGGATGTCGTGTGACGGGAGTGTTCATCCCTCTCACGTCGTCTTTTACAATTACTTTGCCGTCATAATTGCCGACGTCACGCTGAGTCTGAACGTCAGCACGCTGGCTGAGTTCTTCTAAGGTCACGTTCATCTCTTTGGTGTCGGTCACCTGACTCCTGTCTCCAGAGACGTACCTAGACATTTTAGGCCCCCTGTCAAAGTGTCAACCCACTCCACGCAATCTTACCGAAAATTTTGCATATTCAAAGGCCCCTGTCAAGTTCTGCGCTGCCTGAATCTGCCAAGACatccatgcccccccaccccacccccgatgCCCCTGCCTGTCTCTGTGACGCAGAGAAAGCTTCCCCCTCAGGAATGATAAAGATCAAACTGACTAAGACAATGCATTTTGTACGATCAGAATTCAGCATCTGCTCACGTTTCCCGCCCAGCTCGTGTTTCTTTATTGGGATGTGGATTTAACACTGATTTCTGTGTCTCATGAGTATTAGCTACATGTCTGCTCTTAATACTCAAGAGAACCAAGTGCTGGCCAACTAGAAGGGAATGTTGGGCATTCGAGGTTCTGAATCCACAGATCCatgccaggattttgtttctaccaaccaactgagcataaagagtcacaatcactCAGAGTAGCCAGCCGGTTAGTAAAAACAAaactttggtctggatttgtagcttctggacctgaaatggcgAATGTTGCTAAAGGTCCCCCTGATATTATATTAACCCAGAGGCAGGTTAACCTGCAACAGTCTCAGGGCGTGTCGACATTCTCGGAACACCCAAGGCTTCGGGAACAGGCTGCAGGCCTCCAGAGCTTCTCCTGAAGAtcctgctgtcctgttcttcgtttaaatgtcccccacaaaaatatatattttacatgaaaGGAGGAAAACATTCtgggagtaaaaaaaaaacacatctgacATTCTGCTTCAGGAAAAAAGGAAGGACGTGTTCTGTATTTCAGTTTCAGGTTGGTGTGGCAGCCAAATTTCAAACTCTATGAACCTTTCCCCACCTCCCTAGCTATGTCAGGACAttgatcaccccccccccccagctccaatCCACCCTCCCCTCTCAATCAGTCCCCCTTCCTCTTCTGTCTTCTTCCTGCTCCCCGTCcccctcctcatcctcatctTCCGCTCCATCGTCTCCCCGCTTGGTGCCGTCGCCCAGCTCTGCAGCGATCCCTGGCCTCAGCTGCCATTCCGATTGGCTGTCTGAGGAGCCTGTCTCTGCCTGGCGTTCTGGGAAGACAGGAAGGAGGGGCGTGTCGGGATTCTTTTGACGGGTTCTGATTGGAGCTCTCTGAACAGCCAGTTAAGCCCCGTAGGCCTGTGCACAATGACATCATTTGTTTCTGTCTTTGCATGACCGTCATTGTGTTTCCGTAAACACTGAAGACTTACGAGGGACACTACAGAGACAGTGTAGCaagcattatgggtaatttGTGAGGTTGTTATTGTTCACATATCCCGTATCAGTAactgtctgcctctctgtgtCACCGTCATCATCATGTCAGTACGTTAGTGTATAGAGTAGCGAAGCGACATCACCGTGGGGTGATCAGGACGGCCTTTGGCAGCGTCGCTCACCGGGCACCTGGACCAGCACCTCCTGCCTCTcatctccctcctcccccagccAAAGGCGATCCTCGCTCTCGTCCCCCTCAGAGGGATCCTCCAAGGGTGGGCAGATGCCCAGGTTCTGCATGTGAGCTTGAGCCATCCTCTGCACAG
The DNA window shown above is from Brienomyrus brachyistius isolate T26 unplaced genomic scaffold, BBRACH_0.4 scaffold75, whole genome shotgun sequence and carries:
- the ppp1r1b gene encoding protein phosphatase 1 regulatory subunit 1B; this translates as MDPSVPAEVGGQAKERKKIHFSVPATPTPPLDPRQVEMIRRRRPTPATLFRVTEQPSPDDELTTHQWVVGENGVLKPKRVVPGVYQPPSLKAVQRMAQAHMQNLGICPPLEDPSEGDESEDRLWLGEEGDERQEVLVQVPERQAETGSSDSQSEWQLRPGIAAELGDGTKRGDDGAEDEDEEGDGEQEEDRRGRGTD